One genomic window of Cydia pomonella isolate Wapato2018A chromosome 6, ilCydPomo1, whole genome shotgun sequence includes the following:
- the LOC133518966 gene encoding LOW QUALITY PROTEIN: facilitated trehalose transporter Tret1-2 homolog (The sequence of the model RefSeq protein was modified relative to this genomic sequence to represent the inferred CDS: deleted 1 base in 1 codon), giving the protein MKILMRADTHYSIAVRSDYEEPKYTFSQVLAAIAVSLGSMVVGFSSAYTSPALVTMQNDTSINVSEEEASWVGGLMPLAALAGGVIGGPLVDYIGRRKTILFTAPPFFVAWILIATATSVQLVLAGRAVCGLCVGIGSLAFPVYLGETIQPEVRGVLGLFPTAIGNIGILLCYTAGKYLNWSQLAYLGSALPVPFFILMLLIPETPRWYVNNNRLEDAKKALQWLRGKNAVIDNEIREIQLSEAETQDSESTIRELFSKKSMRSICISLGLMAFQQLSGINAVIFYTVKIFKMSGSSVDENLSTIIVGIVNFVSVFIATGLIDRCGRKILLYISSVTMILTLAILGTFFHVRDNMGLDVTTLGWLPLTSLMVYLLGFSMGFGPIPWLMMGEILPAKIRGPAASICTAFNWLCTFGVTKSFHNLIDAIGPNGAFWLFGCICFLGLFFVVVFVPETRGKSLEQIENKLTGRPKGRTRRLSSIANIKPLPSGC; this is encoded by the exons atgaagATATTAATGAGAGCGGACACCCATTACAGCATAGCAGTGCGGAGTGATTATGAGGAACCAAAGTATACATTTTCACAG GTACTAGCAGCCATAGCCGTGTCACTGGGATCAATGGTTGTAGGGTTTTCGTCCGCTTACACTTCACCAGCTCTCGTCACCATGCAAAATGACACATCAATAAACGTTTCGGAAGAAGAG GCAAGCTGGGTCGGAGGTTTGATGCCACTAGCGGCCTTAGCGGGCGGGGTGATCGGCGGGCCTCTCGTCGACTACATCGGCCGCCGCAAAACCATACTCTTCACCGCCCCGCCCTTCTTCGTGGCCTGGATCCTCATTGCAACGGCTACAAGTGTCCAATTAGTTCTAGCGGGACGTGCCGTCTGCGGTCTATGTGTAGGCATTGGATCGTTGGCTTTTCCCGTGTATCTTGGAGAAACAATCCAACCCGAAGTCCGCGGCGTATTAGGACTTTTCCCCACCGCTATAGGAAATATCGGTATACTTTTATGCTATACTGCTGGAAAGTATTTAAATTGGTCGCAACTAGCGTATTTAGGATCAGCCCTGCCTGTACCATTCTTCATTCTCATGCTATTAATCCCGGAGACTCCGCGCtggtatgtaaataataatcgTTTGGAAGACGCTAAAAAAGCTTTACAGTGGCTTCGAGGAAAAAATGCTGTAATCGACAACGAAATCCGAGAGATCCAACTATCGGAAGCCGAGACGCAAGATTCCGAGTCCACTATTCGAGAGCTATTCAGC AAAAAATCCATGAGGTCCATTTGTATTTCCTTAGGCTTGATGGCGTTCCAGCAATTGTCTGGTATTAACGCAGTTATATTTTACactgtaaaaatattcaaaatgtcCGGAAGTTCAGTTGATGAAAATTTGTCAACAATTATAGTTGGGATTGTTAACTTTGTCTCCGTATTTATAGCGACTGGCTTAATTGACCGTTGTGGgagaaaaatacttttatatatATCATCCGTAACTATGATACTTACTCTGGCCATACTTGGCACTTTCTTTCATGTTCGAGATAATATGGGCCTGGATGTCACGACTTTAGGATGGTTGCCCCTGACGTCTCTCATGGTGTACTTGTTAGGTTTTTCAATGGGATTCGGTCCAATACCATGGCTAATGATGGGGGAGATTTTGCCAGCAAAAATCAGAGGCCCGGCTGCATCAATCTGTACGGCTTTTAATTGGTTATGTACATTCGGAGTCACCAAATCATTCCATAATCTAATAGATGCCATTGGTCCTAATGGTGCATTCTGGCTATTTGGGTGTATCTGTTTCTTGGGCTTATTCTTTGTGGTAGTGTTTGTGCCCGAAACCCGGGGGAAAAGCCTTGAGCAGATTGAGAATAAGCTCACAGGTAGACCCAAGGGCAGAACACGCAGACTTAGTTCGATAGCTAACATTAAACCTTTGCCAAGTGGTTGTTAG